One Sulfurimonas sp. HSL-3221 genomic window, GCAGATGAAAGACTCCCTTGCCCTGATCATCGAAGATGTCAAAATGCTCATGGAGTCCATCAAGAAACGCGCGGAAGAGCACAAGATGACCCTGATGGTCGGACGCTCCCACGGTATCCACGGCGAACCGATCACCTTCGGTCTCGTCCTGGCCGTCTGGTACGACGAAATGCACCGCCACCTCAAAAACCTCGAAGAGACGATGGAGGTCATCTCCGTCGGCCAGGTCTCCGGTGCCATGGGTAACTTCGCCCATGCCCCGCTGGAGCTCGAAGAGTACACCTGTGAAGAGCTCGGCCTCCAGCCGGCGCCCGCTTCCAACCAGGTGATCCAGCGCGACCGTTACGCCCGCCTGGCGACCTCCCTCGCCCTGATGGCGAGCAGCATCGAGAAGTTTGCCGTTCAGGTCCGCCACTGGCAGCGCACGGAAGTGTACGAAGTCGAAGAGTTCTTCGCCAAGGGGCAGAAAGGTTCATCCGCCATGCCGCACAAGCGCAACCCTATTCTGACCGAAAACATCACCGGTCTGGCACGCATGATCCGCGCCTACTCCATCCCGGCAATGGAGAACGTCTCGCTCTGGCATGAGCGCGACATCTCCCACAGCTCGACCGAGCGCTTCTGGCTGCCGGACGCTTTCATCACCTCCGACTTCATGCTGCACCGTATGAATAACGTCATCGCTAACATGGTCGTCTACCCGGAGAACATGATGAGAAACCTGAACCTCACGGGCGGCCTCGTCTTCTCCCAGCGCGTCCTGCTCGAACTCCCCAAACAGGGTGTGAGCCGCGAAGATGCCTACCGCATCGTCCAGCGCAACGCAATGAAAGTATGGGAAGGTCTGCAGCAGGGCAAACCGGCACTGAACGAGAAAGGCGAGAGCCTCTATCTGCAGTACCTGCTCGGTGACGAAGAGCTGAGAAAAAGTCTGAGCGAAGAGCAGATCCGCGAATGTTTTAACTACGATTACTATACGAAAAACGTGGATAAAATTTTTGCACGGGTCTTTAGCAAATAACAATCTAATTCGAATATAATTTCCTTATCTTCCTGGCTCTTTATTGCAAGAGGGTCGATAAGGAATCCATATAAAACAGTGTAGGAAGAGCCTTCCCCTCTTTTCTATCATTTGCATACAAAACATGAACTTTCTGTAAAGGCAAATAATGATCACGATCCTCAAACGAAACGGACGCAGAGAACCGCTTGATATCACGAAAATCCAGAAGTACACTTCCGCAGCGGTCAACGGGCTGACCAATGTTAGCCAGAGCGAACTCGAAGTCGACGCACAGATCCAGTTCCGCGACGGCACCACGTCACGGGAGATTCAGGAGACCCTGATCAAAACCGCTGTCGACAAGATCGATATCGATGCACCGAACTGGACGTTTGTCGCCGCCCGCCTGTTTCTGTTTGACCTTTACCACCGCGTCAACGGTTTTACCGGTTACTGCAAACTGGAAAAGTATTTTGAAAAAGGGGAAAAAGAGGGGCGTATCCTGCTGGGGCTTCGCAGCAAGTACGACCTCGACGACCTCGATGCCTACATCGATCCCGAGCGTGACCTGCAGTTCACCTACCTCGGTATCCGTACCCTCTACGACCGCTACCTGATCAAGGACCGCAACGGCGACCCGATCGAGCTGCCGCAGCACATGTTCATGGCCGTCTCCATGTTCCTTGCACAGAACGAGGAGAATCCGCAGGAGTGGGCGAAGAAGTTCTACGACATGATCTCCAAGTTCGAGGTCATGATGGCGACCCCTACCCTCTCCAACGCACGGACGACACGCCACCAGCTCAGCTCCTGTTATATCGGTTCGACACCGGATAACATCGAGGGGATCTTCGACAGCTATAAAGAGATGGCCCTGCTCTCCAAGTTCGGCGGCGGGATCGGCTGGGACTGGACACAGGTCCGCTCCATGGGTTCGTATATCGACGGCCACAAGAATGCCGCCGGCGGTACCGTACCGTTTCTGAAGATCACCAACGACATCGCCATCGCCGTCGACCAGCTCGGGACCCGCAAAGGGGCCATTGCCGTCTACCTGGAACCGTGGCACATGGATATCATCGACTTCCTCGACCTGAAGAAAAACTCCGGCGAAGAGCGCCGCCGCGCGCACGACCTCTTCCCGGCGCTCTGGATCAACAACCTCTTTATGAAGCGCGTCCAGGAGGACGGCATCTGGACGACGTTCGACCCGCTCGAATGCAAAGAGCTCTCCGAACTCCACGGCGAGGCGTTTGAAAAACGTTATCTTGAACTCGAGCAGGACGAGAGCGTCCTCAAAGAGCGCCACAAAGCCAAGGACCTCTGGAAACGGATCCTCACGAGCTATTTCGAAACCGGCAGCCCTTTCCTCTGTTTCAAGGACAACGCTAACAAGGCTAACCCGAACGATCACTACGGCATCATCCGCAGCTCCAACCTCTGTACGGAGATCTTCCAGAACACCCAGCCGAACCACTACCTGATCAAACTCAAGTTTGAAAACGGTGAGTGCCTCACCTACGAAGAGGATGAGCTCGTCAAGGTCGACAGCGGTATCGAGAAACCGGCCAAGAAGGTCACGGCTCTCGACAGCATCGGCGGACAGCAGATCTATATTGTCGAAAAAGAGAAGGTCGACGGCGCGACGGCGGTGTGTAACCTCGCCTCCGTCAACCTGTCACGTGTTAACACCAAAGAGGACATCGACCGCATCGTCCCGATCGCCGTCCGTGCCCTCGATAACGTTATCGACCTCAACTTCTACCCGCTGGAGAAGGTCAAACGTACAAACGCCCGCAGCCGCTCTATCGGCCTGGGCGTTATGGGTGAAGCGCAGATGCTTGCCGAGGCGGGAGTGAGCTGGGGAAGCCAGGAGCATTTCGACAAGATCGACGAAGTGATGGAAGCCGTGAGCTATAACGCCATCAAGGCGTCGTCAAACCTCTCCCTTGAAAAAGGGAGCTACCCCGAGTTCGAGGGTTCCAAATGGAGCCGCGGCATCCTGCCGATGGACCACGCCAACGCCGAAGTCCTGAACCTCGTCGACCGCGGCGGTCTCTTCGCCTCCGCCTACGACTGGGAGAGCCTGCGCGAAACGGTGAAAACACAGGGGATGCGCAACGGTTACCTGATGGCGATCGCCCCTACTTCCTCCATCTCCATCCTCACGGGTACGACGCAGACGATCGAGCCGGTCTACAAACGCAAATGGTACGAAGAGAACCTCTCTGGTCTCATCCCCGTCTGTGCACCGAACCTGAGCCCGGATACCTGGTCCTTCTACACGCCGGCCTATGACCTCGACCAGACGATCCTCGTCAAAGCAGCCTCCATTCGCCAGAAGTGGATCGACCAGGGGCAGAGTCTCAACATCTTCATCACCCTCGACAAAGCGAGCGGAAAGTACCTCAACGAAATCTACATGCTCGCATGGCGCCTTGGGATCAAGTCCACCTACTATCTGCGCTCACAATCGCCGGAAGCGACGAACGACGTCGAAGACCGCTCCATGGAATGCGTGGGCTGTCAGTGAAACCACTGTCGACGGCTTCAGCCGCCTCGCAACTGCTGGAGCGCATCGTAAACGGCGAAGGGGCGATGTTGCGCTCCCTCGCCTTGAACGGCCCCACCACAGCCACCCTCACCCTCTCCGTCCAGGACAAACACCGTGGTTATGACTGGATCGATATCAGCTTTGAAATGAGCGGCATGAACGATGCCAGACTCGTCGACGACAAACAGCTGGACTTTATCGATACGGATGAAGGTATCACGGTCGTGTTAGAAGATGGTCAGTGGGGATTGGCCGTGGGCCGTTATGCGGGTCTGGGAGCGCTCAAGAGCGCTCCCCTTTATGTTATCGGCGCCTCTTTGAAATATGAAGAGGCACCCTTCAGCGGGTGATCAGGAGATCACCTTCTCTTCATGACGGCGCCCTTCCCGGCTCCGTTTGACTTCACAGCCTTTAAGTCTGCTGGTCATTTCCTTGGCCTCGCGCTCGGTGATCTCACGGGCTTTGAGTGCATCCTTGATGACGTTGGCGTTCAGATAGACATGCGTCATTTTCGTCTCTCCTCTCTTTGCAGTACGTGACATGTCAATGAGGGTTATCGAGTGTCCCTGTCAGGTTCACAACACGGCACATCTCCGGCGGGAAACAGTTTCATACCATTTGAGACGTCAAAACAGTGTCGAATTGTGGAAGCATTTTTTTCAGCCGAATCTTAATGGTATAACGGATAAGGTAATAAAAAGATAACGTGTAACAATTAGTTACTGTTTAGTTTCACTCTAATCCTGTTTCAAGACGGGTTATCAGGGTCGTGCAGCAGGTTTCGATCATCGTAAAGACTTTTTCGAACCCTTCGAAGCCGGGAAAGAAATAGGGATCCGGCACGTCTTCACCGCCGTAACCGAAATCGCCCAGTTTGTAGACGTTAGCCATGCCCATGCGTTTGAGATCGGCAACGTTCTTCGCATCCAGACCGACGATAACGTCAAAACGCTCCCTGTCTGCTGGGCTCACCTGCCGGGCACGGTAGGCGGCGATGTCCAGGCCGTGCCCCTCCGCCACACGGACCGAGTGGTCGCAGGGGGGGTCACCGATATGCCACGAACCCGTGCCGGCGGAATCGATCCGCAGCGCCATGCCCTTCGCTTCCGCCTGCGAGCGCAGGATCGCCTCGGCCAGCGGGGAGCGGCAGATGTTGCCGAGACAGACAAACAGGACCGAACGCACCGTTAGCCGTTCGTATAGAGGTAACGTTTGATCTTCTTCGTCGGCGTTTTAACGAAGGGTTCGCGCTGCTCGATCACCCGTGCGATACGGGAGAACTTGGAGACGCTTTCGTTTGTCTCCGTTTTGATGCGCTCGAGCAGTTTTTCGATCTCAATGTGCTGTTCCGTCTCGGAGAGCTTCGTGATGTCCATATGTTCGTCGAGCATTTCGTAATTGAGATGAATCCGTGCCACCAGCTGCTTTTCGACCTCGTAGACAAGCGCATCCTCTACCAGCTCGTCCTCCATGATCTTCGCCTCGAGCTGCTCGGGATAGATATTTTCGCCGCTGGGACCGAGTATGACGTTTTTGGAGCGTCCGCTGAGGAAAAGATAGCCCTCCGCATCGATATAGCCGAGGTCCTCCGTATTGAACCAGCCGTCTTCGTGCAGCACCTCTGCGCTCTTCTCCGGGTCCTTGTAATAGCCGAGCATCACGTTCGGCCCCTTTGCCCAGACCGTCCCGACTCCCTTTTCGTCCGGGTCGGCGATGCGCAGCTCGACCGAGGAGATCGCCGGACCGATCGCCCCTACTTTCGTCTTAAAAGGCGCGCCGGCCGCCAGCAGCGGCGCCGTCTCCGTCAGGCCGTAACCGATGGCATACGGGAAGCCCGCGTCATCCAGGAAGTGCTCCACCATCGGTGAAAGCGGCGCCCCGCCTATTCCGAAGATGCGCAGCTCGCCGCCGAAGGTCTGCAGGAGCTTTTTGCCGGCGATCTTATGCAGCGCCTTCCGGATGAACGGTACGGCATAGAGGGCCCGCATGAGCGCGTTTTTGTGAAAGTTCGACAGAATGCGGTTCTTGAAGATCTTCTCGATCACCAGCGGTACGGAGAGGATGACCGTCGGTTTGACCAGGGCCATCGCGTCGATGAGGATCTTTGGCGTCGGGACCTTGGAGAGGTAGTAGACGCTGGCACCGTTGACAATGGGGAGCAGAAAGCCGACGGAACACTCATAGGTATGCGCCAGCGGCAGGATGGAGAGGAACCGGTCCTCCGCTACCAATTCAACCACGCATTGCGCAACGAGCGCCTCGAACGTCAGGGCGCGGTGCGTCAGCATCACCCCTTTACTGCTACCCGTCGTACCGGAAGTATAGATAATCGCTGCCAGATCGTCCTCAGAGGGCCTGTAATGCACGTCAGCGTGTTTAGAGCCCTTTACCCCCTCCTTAACCTTCTGAAGGATCGTAGGGCTTCGTTTGGCAAAGGTGGGATCATCGCTGAGATCCTCGGTCAGCACCAGCATCACCAGCGAGGAGAGTATCCCCTCGTCGAGCGCCTCGCGCTTCTTGGCCGATGCAAAGACCGCCTTGCTCTGAGAATGAGTGATGATATGGCGCACTTCGTTGTCGTGGAAATCCGGGAGGATCGGGACGATGACAGCCCCCATCGTCGTGACGGCGAAATAGACGACCCCCCAGTTTGGCATGTTTTCACTGCAAAGCGCGACGCGGTCACCGATACCGATGCCCGCATCGGCCAGGCGCGTCTTCAGCGCGGCGACCGCTTCCCCGAATTCGGCATAGCTCAGGGCCACGCTCTCATCGACGTTGCGCAGGACGGGCCGCTCGGCGTATTCCGTGACCGAACGCTCCAGCAGTGCACTGAGCGTCAACTCCGGCAGCGTGATCTTGAAACGCGGGTCGCTGTTGTGGCGGAAACGCACGCGGATGACGTCCGCGAGCCCCTGGTGCCCCTTCCCTTCGTCCAGCTCGATGCTGCATGCTTCGAGCTCCTCGCAGTCGAACCAGGGGCGTTTGAGCTTTTCGAAGCTCTTCAGATCATACAGCAGCTCAGGCGCCTTCGGACCGCCGGAGTCGCGCTCGATCTGCGACGTCGCGAAGAACTCGCCGGCGAACAGGCCGTCCTCTTTGACGGCGGCGAGCGCCTTGACGAAGACCGCCGTGCGCAGCGGCTCCTCGAGGTGAAGGTACGAACAGAGCACCGCATCGTAGCGCCCCTCCGGCTCCCAGTGCGCCAGATCCATGTGCGAGACCTCGACGTTCACTCCCCTGCTCTTCGCCATCTCCTGCAGCTTTTGCAGTCCGACTTCGGACGCATCGATGGCGTGGGCTTCAAAGCCCCGCTCCGCCGCGTAACAGGCATTTCTGCCCTCCCCCTCGCCGAGGAAAAGGATCCGCGCGCCCTGAGGGAGCGAATCCATCACCTCTTTGAGGTAGGCATTGGGCTGGGTGCCGTACAGATACCCCTCCCGTGAAAATTTCTCATTCCATACTTTGCCGATCTTCATTTCTGAACCCCGTCAAGCACCGGTACAAACGAACACACTTCAAGCTCCTCTTCAATAAGCTGATCGCCTATTTTAACATAGCGCACGATGACCTGACCCCCATCGCGCGTCATCGGAGCGACCAGCACGCCGCGGGGAGCCAGCTGATCGATGATCGCCTGGGGGATATGCTCCGCGGAAGCGGAAAAGAGAATGCGGTCAAAGGGGGCGTAGGTGCTCCAGCCCAGCTGACCGTCGTCTGTGCGGGTGTGGATGTTCGTGATCCCCTCCTCCCGGAAACGCTTTTTCGCCTCGCGCATCAGGGGCTCGATCCGTTCGATCGTAAAGACCCCGCGGAAAAGCTGTGACAGGACCGCCGCCTGGTACCCGCTGCCGCAGCCTATTTCCAGGACCCTGTCGGCACCGTTGCACTGCAGGTACTCGGTCATCTTCGCCACCGTCAGCGGGGAACTGATCCACTGCGCCGCTCCGATGGGCAGGGCATCGAGCTTGAAAGCGTGCTGTTTGAAGCCGTTGGGCACATAGACTTCGCGATTCGTCGACGCGATGGCGTCAAAAACGGTGTCACTGATCTCGAGGCGCTCACGGATCGCCTCGGCCAGTTTTTTGTTTCGCATCACTGCAATGGCATTCATTATCGTATTCCCGTATCAAGATAGCGGCGCATCTTTTTCACTTCGCCAGGCTCAAACGGCTGCACCAGCAGGGCGTCTGTGCCGTTTCGCACACATTCACCGAAGGGGGTGATGATGCCGCTCTGGCCCGTCGTATCGCGGTTGGCGGTGTCGCTTTGCAGCACGTAGCACTCGTTGGCGACGGCCAGCGCCTGTCCGAGGATGTCGTAGTGCGCGGCGCGGAGCCGTCCCCACTGCGCCGGCACGCAGATGATCTCCGCACCGCGCAGCTGCTCCCACAATGCCGTAAAACGCAGCTCGAAGCAGACCAGGATGCCGATGCGGATACCCTCCACCTCGAAGGGAACGATCGCTTCGGTGCCGCCGGCCGTGAACCACTGCTCCTCCTCCCCGATGCTGAAGAGTTTCGCCTTCGCCTGCTCGCGCAGCAGCGCGCCATCGTGATAGACCCGGGCGACGTTGAAGACCCCCTCCTCTTTCCGAACGATCATCGTCAGAAGGAGCGTACGACCCCGGCTCGCCTTTTCCAGCTCCGGCCCGGCGATCACCGCGAAGTCCGCCGCCGCGTCAAAGCTGTCGTAGTCGAAATTGGTCAGACAGACCTCCGGTGCCAGGACAATGGCGTTTTCGGGCGTTTCGGCGATCAGGGAGAGTAGAACGGCAAGGTTTTCATCGTAGGTGCGTCCCTGCGTCCCGAAAGTGAGGGAGCAGAGCGGACGCGTCTTAGAAGTCGTCAAAGCTGAGGCTGCCTTTGGAGTAGTTCGTGACGTTGCCCTCGAAGAAGTTCGTTTTCTGGTCGTTGAACTTCGAGAAGTCATCCACCCACTTGATGGGGTGCGAAACGTTGTAAAGCTTCTCGAACCCGACCTTGCTGAGACGCTCATCGGCGAGGTACTGGATATACTGCTCGACAATGCCGTCGGTGAGACCGAGAATCTGCCCCTGGGTGATGTATTTGCCCCATGCCGTCTCCAGTTCGACGGCTTTTTTGAACATCTCGTAGACTTCCGCTTTGAGGTCTTCGGTAAAGAGGTCCGGACGTTCGCGCTTGAGCGTGTTGATAAGGTTCTGGAAGAGCACCAGGTGCGTCACTTCGTCGCGCTGGATAAAGCGGATCATCTGCGCCGACCCCAGCATCTTGCCCGAACGCGCCAGGGTGTAGATGTAGGTAAAGCCGCTGTAGAAATAGATCCCCTCGAGAATCTGGTTCGCGAAACAGGCGAGAACGAAGTTGCGTTCCGTCGGGTCCAGTGCCAGACGCTGGTAAATGGCGGCGATCGCATCGTTTTTCGACTTGAGCATCATATCGCGGCGCCACAGTTCGTAGATCTCCGCGCTGTTTTTCGAGATGGAGTCGACCATAACCGCGTAGCTCTGCGAATGCAGCGCCTCTTCGAAGGACTGGCGCACGAGGATCAGGTTGACTTCCGGAGCGGTCACGTAGGGGTTGACGTTGTCGATCAGGTTGTTCGTCTGCAGGGAGTCCATGAAGATCAGCTGCGACAGCGCCTTGTCGTAGGCCGTCTTCTCCGCATCGGTCAGATTCTTGTAATCGATGGCGTCACGCGTCATATCGACCTCTTTGGGAAACCATGTATTGTTGAGCATCATCTCCCAAAGGTTGTACGCCCACTGGTATTTGATATTGTTGAGCTCGAAAATACCCGTAGGATTACCCCCGAAAATACGGCGGTCATTGACGTGTTCGTGTGAATCCGGATTATAGATCTGTTTGCGCTGCATGCTGCTGATTCCTCGTCATTGTTAAGTGAATGATTATGGCGAAAGTGAGGTTTGAAATGCTTTAAAACAGTGGAGATTGCGCGGAAAAAATCGAGGGGTGCCCGGAAGCGTGACTCCCGGGCGAAAGTATGGAAAAACGGTTATTTTTTGCTGCGGTCGTTGCGCTTGCGCTCGTTTTCCGTCAGGTAGCGCTTGCGGATACGGACATTCTCCGGCGTGACTTCGAGCAGCTCGTCGTCTTCGATCCACTCCAGCGCTTTTTCGAGGTTCATATCGCGCGGCGGAACGAGCTTGATCGCCTCATCCGCACCGGATGAACGGACGTTTGACTGCGCCTTGCCCTTGATCGGGTTGACGGTAAGGTCGTTGGAACGGGCGTGCTCGCCGATAATCATCCCTTCGTATACCTTGTCCTGCGGTTCGATGAACAGGACGCCGCGGTCCTGGAGGTTAAAGAGCGAATAGGCCATCGCTGCACCGCCCTCCATGGAGATCAGCGCACCGTACTGGCGGCTTTCGACCGTACCGGAGTACGGGCGGAATTCGAGGAAAGAGTGGTTCATAACCCCCTCCCCTTTCGTATCGGTGAGGAACATACCGCGGAAACCGATCAGGCCGCGTGCAGGGATCTCGAACTCGATACGCGTATAGCCCTCACCCATCGGCACCATCGACTTCATCTCCGCCTTGCGTTTACCGAGGCGCTCGATGATCGTACCGGAGAAGTCGTCCGGCGTATCGATGACGAGGTGCTCGAACGGCTCGCACTTGACCCCTTCGATCTCTTTGACGATGACTTCCGGACGGCCGATACCGAACTCGTACCCTTCGCGGCGCATGTTCTCCGCCAGGACGGTGATCTGCAGTTCGCCGCGGCCGGAAACCTTGAACTTCCCTTCGCCGATCGTCTCAAGGCGCATGGCGACGTTCGTCTGCATCTCCGCCTCGAGGCGGTCTTTGATCTTGTTGGAAGTGACGTGTTTACCCTCGGTACCCGCCAGCGGCGAGTCGTTGACGGAGAAGACGACGGAGAGGGTCGGCTCTTCGATGTGCATCGGGTCCAGCGGCATCGGGTTCGCCGGGTCGACGACGGAGTCACCGACATCGACGGTCTCGAAACCGGCAAAGGCGATAATATCGCCCGCTTCCGCCTGATCGATCTCCATACGGTTGAGGCCGTGGAAACCGATCAGTTTGCTCAGACGTCCTTTGACCATCTCGCCGTCGGCTTTGGCCAGCATGACGCTGTCGCCCTTCTTGATGGTGCCGTTGAAGATACGCGCGATGCCGATCTTACCAACGTAGTTATCGTAGTCCAGGGTAAAGACCTGCGCCTGCGCCGGGTTGCCCGCGTCGCCTTCCGGCTCGGGGATCTCGTTGACGATCGCTTCGAAGAGACACTCGAAGTTGCCGTCCTCGTCGCCCATGTCCATCTTCGCGATGCCGTCGCGCGCTGCGGCATAAACGATCGGGAACTCCAGCTGCTCTTCGCTGGCGTCCATCGCGACGAAGAGGTCGAATACTTCGTCGACGACGCGGTCAGGTTCTGCTGCCGGCTTATCGATCTTGTTGATGACAACGATGGGCTTCTTGCCCAGGGCGATCATCTTCTTGACGACGAATTTCGTCTGCGGCATGACACCTTCGTAGGCGTCGACGAGCAGCAGAACGCCGTCGACCATTTTCAGGACACGCTCAACCTCGCCGCCGAAGTCGGCGTGGCCCGGGGTGTCGATGATATTGATCTTGTGATCTTTGTAGCGGATCGCCGTGTTTTTGGAGAGGATGGTGATCCCGCGCTCTTTTTCGAGGGCATTGGAGTCCATCGCACGTTCATCGACATGCTCGTGGGACGTAAAAGTGCCCGACTGGCCCAAAAGTCCATCGACCAGCGTCGTTTTACCGTGGTCGACGTGCGCGATGACGGCAATGTTTCTGATTTTTTGCAAGGGGGTTCCTTCATGAGGCGACTGCGCCCATTAAAATTTTTCGCGATTATACCGAAAAAGGAGTTAGAAAGGGGTGTGGCCGTTTAGATACGGCCGTAGAGTTCGTTGTAGAGCTTCATCGCGAAACGGTCGCTCATCGAGGCAATATAGTCGGCAACGACCCTGTGGTGGGCCCGGGAGTCGGTCTGCGCGAAAAAATACTCGGGCATCATCTTCGGCTCCGCCGTCAATGCCGCATAGAGCCCCCGGATCGCCTGTTTGCCCGCAAACATGTGGCGCAGGATTTTTTTGTGCTGGTAGAGATCGCGGTAGAGCAGCTTTTTGAGCTTCTTGATCTCCGTCTCCAGCGCCGGTTCAAACCCGATCGGCAGCGGTTCGGAAGAGGGGAGGTGCTCCGGGGCCGCCGCCGCGACCCGTGGCTGCGAATAAGCGAGCATCGAATAGACGAGATGATTGATGAAGTGGGAGCTGAAGCGGTAGCGGAACATCTCGTCGTCACGCTCGTCGATCCCCTCGTCATAGACCTTCTGCAGGATTTCGGCGATCAGGGGATTGCCCCGGAGGGTGTCAAAGGAGATCAGCCCCGAGTGGACCCCGTCGTCGATGTCATGGCTCATATAGGCGATCTCATCGGCCCGGTCGACGATCATTGCCTCGACGGAGGGGTGCATCGTGAGATCGAACGCCGTGTCGATCCATTCGGGAAGAAAAGCTTTCTTGTAGGGGTAGGAGTGCTTGAGAATACCCTCCAGGGTCGCAAAGGTGAGGTTGAGGCCGTCGAAGGTCCTGTAGCGCTTCTCCAGCGCCGTCACCACCCGGAAGCTCTGGAAATTGTGCTCGAACCCGTTCGCGTGGCCGTCTTTCTTGAGGCACTCGTCGAGGGTGTCGCCGCCGACATGGCCGAAGGGAGTGTGGCCCAGGTCGTGGGCGAGGGCGATCGCTTCGGCGAGCGGTTCACGCAGGCCGAGCTCCGCCGCGATCGAACGGGCAATCTGGCTCACTTCGAGCGAATGGGTGAGGCGGGTACGGAAAAAATCCCCCTCCTGGTTCAGGAAAACCTGGGTCTTGTACTCCAGCTTGCGGAAGCTGCCCGAATGGATAATGCGGTCGCGGTCACGGGCATAGGGGGCGCGGAAATCGTCCTGAATACCGTGGAATCGCGCGTCGGGTCTCATTCGGTAATCTTGTAACCCTTCTCTTCGAGGCACTTGATGCATTCAGGCTCGACGTCTCTCGGGAAAGCCGCCTTGGCTGCCGCTTCATCCTCGGCCGGACCGTAGAAACGGCACTCCTGCATATCCTGATGGATCTGCTCCTGCGAGTACCCCTCCGGACACATCATTCCGCCGACACGGATATTCTTGGTCGAACAGCCCGCCAGGCCGATCAGCAGCGCCAGCGCGGCAATGGCAATACGCATCATATCTCCCTCTTGTAATCTTCAAATTCAAGTTTCCAGACCTTGATCCCGCAGAAGTGGTCCCCCTCCGGGCAGGTCGGCCGTATTTTCATCGCGAAGCGCGTCGCGCAGGGCGGCAGCAGCTCCTCGGCTCCCGGCACGCCCATGGCGCGCAGCTGTTTCACCTGGCCGTAGACGATATCGAAGATCTCCTCCTGCGCGTTGTA contains:
- the purB gene encoding adenylosuccinate lyase, which produces MVERYAREEMASKWTMQAKYQAWLDVEKAVVKAWNRLGLIPDDDAKKIVENAGFNVERIDEIEKVTRHDLIAFTTSVSETLGDESRWFHYGMTSSDTIDTAVALQMKDSLALIIEDVKMLMESIKKRAEEHKMTLMVGRSHGIHGEPITFGLVLAVWYDEMHRHLKNLEETMEVISVGQVSGAMGNFAHAPLELEEYTCEELGLQPAPASNQVIQRDRYARLATSLALMASSIEKFAVQVRHWQRTEVYEVEEFFAKGQKGSSAMPHKRNPILTENITGLARMIRAYSIPAMENVSLWHERDISHSSTERFWLPDAFITSDFMLHRMNNVIANMVVYPENMMRNLNLTGGLVFSQRVLLELPKQGVSREDAYRIVQRNAMKVWEGLQQGKPALNEKGESLYLQYLLGDEELRKSLSEEQIRECFNYDYYTKNVDKIFARVFSK
- a CDS encoding ribonucleoside-diphosphate reductase subunit alpha, yielding MITILKRNGRREPLDITKIQKYTSAAVNGLTNVSQSELEVDAQIQFRDGTTSREIQETLIKTAVDKIDIDAPNWTFVAARLFLFDLYHRVNGFTGYCKLEKYFEKGEKEGRILLGLRSKYDLDDLDAYIDPERDLQFTYLGIRTLYDRYLIKDRNGDPIELPQHMFMAVSMFLAQNEENPQEWAKKFYDMISKFEVMMATPTLSNARTTRHQLSSCYIGSTPDNIEGIFDSYKEMALLSKFGGGIGWDWTQVRSMGSYIDGHKNAAGGTVPFLKITNDIAIAVDQLGTRKGAIAVYLEPWHMDIIDFLDLKKNSGEERRRAHDLFPALWINNLFMKRVQEDGIWTTFDPLECKELSELHGEAFEKRYLELEQDESVLKERHKAKDLWKRILTSYFETGSPFLCFKDNANKANPNDHYGIIRSSNLCTEIFQNTQPNHYLIKLKFENGECLTYEEDELVKVDSGIEKPAKKVTALDSIGGQQIYIVEKEKVDGATAVCNLASVNLSRVNTKEDIDRIVPIAVRALDNVIDLNFYPLEKVKRTNARSRSIGLGVMGEAQMLAEAGVSWGSQEHFDKIDEVMEAVSYNAIKASSNLSLEKGSYPEFEGSKWSRGILPMDHANAEVLNLVDRGGLFASAYDWESLRETVKTQGMRNGYLMAIAPTSSISILTGTTQTIEPVYKRKWYEENLSGLIPVCAPNLSPDTWSFYTPAYDLDQTILVKAASIRQKWIDQGQSLNIFITLDKASGKYLNEIYMLAWRLGIKSTYYLRSQSPEATNDVEDRSMECVGCQ
- a CDS encoding low molecular weight protein-tyrosine-phosphatase, which gives rise to MRSVLFVCLGNICRSPLAEAILRSQAEAKGMALRIDSAGTGSWHIGDPPCDHSVRVAEGHGLDIAAYRARQVSPADRERFDVIVGLDAKNVADLKRMGMANVYKLGDFGYGGEDVPDPYFFPGFEGFEKVFTMIETCCTTLITRLETGLE
- a CDS encoding AMP-binding protein gives rise to the protein MKIGKVWNEKFSREGYLYGTQPNAYLKEVMDSLPQGARILFLGEGEGRNACYAAERGFEAHAIDASEVGLQKLQEMAKSRGVNVEVSHMDLAHWEPEGRYDAVLCSYLHLEEPLRTAVFVKALAAVKEDGLFAGEFFATSQIERDSGGPKAPELLYDLKSFEKLKRPWFDCEELEACSIELDEGKGHQGLADVIRVRFRHNSDPRFKITLPELTLSALLERSVTEYAERPVLRNVDESVALSYAEFGEAVAALKTRLADAGIGIGDRVALCSENMPNWGVVYFAVTTMGAVIVPILPDFHDNEVRHIITHSQSKAVFASAKKREALDEGILSSLVMLVLTEDLSDDPTFAKRSPTILQKVKEGVKGSKHADVHYRPSEDDLAAIIYTSGTTGSSKGVMLTHRALTFEALVAQCVVELVAEDRFLSILPLAHTYECSVGFLLPIVNGASVYYLSKVPTPKILIDAMALVKPTVILSVPLVIEKIFKNRILSNFHKNALMRALYAVPFIRKALHKIAGKKLLQTFGGELRIFGIGGAPLSPMVEHFLDDAGFPYAIGYGLTETAPLLAAGAPFKTKVGAIGPAISSVELRIADPDEKGVGTVWAKGPNVMLGYYKDPEKSAEVLHEDGWFNTEDLGYIDAEGYLFLSGRSKNVILGPSGENIYPEQLEAKIMEDELVEDALVYEVEKQLVARIHLNYEMLDEHMDITKLSETEQHIEIEKLLERIKTETNESVSKFSRIARVIEQREPFVKTPTKKIKRYLYTNG
- a CDS encoding protein-L-isoaspartate(D-aspartate) O-methyltransferase, which produces MNAIAVMRNKKLAEAIRERLEISDTVFDAIASTNREVYVPNGFKQHAFKLDALPIGAAQWISSPLTVAKMTEYLQCNGADRVLEIGCGSGYQAAVLSQLFRGVFTIERIEPLMREAKKRFREEGITNIHTRTDDGQLGWSTYAPFDRILFSASAEHIPQAIIDQLAPRGVLVAPMTRDGGQVIVRYVKIGDQLIEEELEVCSFVPVLDGVQK
- a CDS encoding carbon-nitrogen hydrolase family protein; protein product: MTTSKTRPLCSLTFGTQGRTYDENLAVLLSLIAETPENAIVLAPEVCLTNFDYDSFDAAADFAVIAGPELEKASRGRTLLLTMIVRKEEGVFNVARVYHDGALLREQAKAKLFSIGEEEQWFTAGGTEAIVPFEVEGIRIGILVCFELRFTALWEQLRGAEIICVPAQWGRLRAAHYDILGQALAVANECYVLQSDTANRDTTGQSGIITPFGECVRNGTDALLVQPFEPGEVKKMRRYLDTGIR